The following DNA comes from Kaistia sp. 32K.
GCGTCAAGCCGGCCGTCAGCGTCGACGCGCTCGGAACCTGCGATCTCGTCATCGAGGCGGCGACCGAGGACGAGCAGACCAAGCGCAAGATCTTCGCCGGCATCTGCCCGGCCCTGAAGCCGGAGGCGATGCTCGCCACCAACACCTCGTCGATCTCGATCACCCGCCTTGCCTCGGCGACCGACAGGCCCGAGCGCTTCATCGGCATCCATTTCATGAACCCCGTCCCGGTCATGCAGCTGGTGGAGCTGATCCGCGGCATCGCCACCGGCGACGAGACCTTCGAGGCGTCGAAGGCCTATGTCGGCCAGCTCGGCAAGACCTCGACGGTTTCCGAGGATTTCCCAGGCTTCATCGTCAACCGCATCCTGCTGCCGATGATCAACGAGGCGATCTACGTTCTCTACGAGGGCGTCGGCTCGGTCGACGCGATCGACACGGCGATGAAGCTCGGCGCCAACCATCCGATGGGCCCGCTGCAGCTCGCCGATTTCATCGGCCTCGATACCTGCCTGTCGATCATGCAGGTGCTCTATGAGGGCCTGGCGGATTCGAAGTACCGCCCCTGCCCGCTCCTGGTGAAATATGTCGAGGCCGGCTGGCTCGGCCGCAAGACCAATCGCGGCTTCTACGACTATCGCGGCGAGCACCCCGTCCCGACGCGCTGAAGCGACGGTCAGACGCAAGCAAGCCCCTCACCCAACCCTCTCCCGCAAGCGGGCGAGGGCTTTTTCGGCCGAAGTGGTGTCGGTGTGGAGGCGGGGCGCGGCGCTCCCTCTCCCGCTTGCGGGAGAGGGTCGGGATGAGGGTCCGGAAGCCCTCGAACTCACATCAGGCCTCGCCGAGCGCCGCTTTGATCAGCGCCTTGGCGTCGTCCGAATCCCATTCGGCCGGGCCGGACATCACGCCGAGCGCGCATCCCTTGCCGTCGATCAGCACCGTCGTCGGCAGGCCGACCGCCAAGCCCTTGCCCTTCAGGCCGGAGAAGATGCCGGTTGTGGGATCGCCGTAGAAGCCGAGCGACTTGACGCCGATCTCCTCCAGGAATGCCTTCGGCTTGGCAGGGTCCTGCGTGTCGATCGAGACAGCGACGACCGAGAAATCCTTGCCCTCATGCGCCGCGTCGAGCCGGTCGAGCGCCGGCATCTCCTGCCGGCAGGGCGCGCACCAGGTCGCCCAGAGGTTCAGGAGCACCGTCTTGCCGGCGAAATCGGCGATCGAGACCTTGTCGCCGCTGGCGTTCTGGAACGACAGGTCGCCGAGCAGCGTCGGCTCGCTGGCGACGCGGAACGCCGCGACCTCGCCCTTGGCGAAGGGCGCGAGCAGCCCTGCCGCCTTGACCGCCGGGGCGCAGTCGACGCCCGACCATTCAACGACGGCGTTGCCTTTCCGGGTCTCCGTCACGTATACCGCCGCGACTCCCACTGCGATGCCTGCGATCGCGGCAAGGCCGATTACCGTCCACCGCCGCGATTGACCGCGCGTCTCATTCATTCCGTCCTGCCTCCAAGAGAGGGTACATGAGCAATTCGATGTGGGGCGGCCGCTTCTCCGAAGGTCCGGCCGCCATCATGGAAGAGATCAACGCGTCGATTGGTTTCGACCAGAAGCTCTACCGCCAGGACATTGCCGGTTCGAAGGCGCATGCTGCCATGCTCGCCCGCCAGGGCATCCTTGGCGCGGACGATGCCGAAAAGATCGTGGCAGGTCTAGACACCATCCTGCGCGAAATCGAAGCGGGCGAGTTCAAATTTTCCCGCGCGCTCGAGGACATCCACCTCAACATCGAGTCGCGCCTGAAGGAACTGATCGGCGACGCCGCCGGCCGGCTGCACACCGCCCGCTCGCGCAACGACCAGGTCGCGACCGACTTCAAGCTCTGGGTCCGCGACACGATCGACGCGCTCGACGCGGCGCTGCGCGAGCTCCAGGTAGCCCTTGCCGACAAGGCCTTCGCCCATGCCGGCCAGGTCATGCCGGGCTTCACGCATCTGCAGAGCGCCCAGCCGGTCACCTTCGGCCATCACCTCCTCGCCTATGTCGAGATGATCGGCCGCGATCGCGGCCGCTTCCAGGACGCCCGCAAGCGCCTGAACGAGAACCCGCTCGGCGCCGCGGCGCTCGCCGGCACGTCGTTCCCGATCGACCGCTTCCAGACGGCGGCAGCGCTCGGCTTTGACCGGCCGACGGCGAATTCGCTCGACAGCGTCTCCGACCGCGACTTCGTCATCGAGGCGCTGGCGGCGGCGAGCCTCTGCGCCATCCATCTCTCGCGCTTCGCCGAAGAGATCGTGATCTGGTCGTCGGCCCAGTTCCGCTTCATCAAGCTCTCCGACAAGTTCACCACCGGCTCGTCGATCATGCCGCAGAAGCGCAACCCGGACGCGGCCGAGCTGGTGCGCGCCAAGACGGGCCGCATCATCGGCGCCCAGACGGCGCTGCAGATCGTCATGAAGGGTCTTCCGCTCGCCTATCAGAAGGACATGCAGGAAGACAAGGAACAGGCCTTCGACGCGTTCGAGAGCCTGGAGCTGGCGATCGCCGCCACCACCGGCATGGTCCTCGACATGGAGCCGGAAGCCGCCAATCTGAAGAAGGCGGCAGGCTCGGGCTTCGCCACGGCGACCGATCTCGCCGACTGGCTGGTGCGCGAACTGAACATGCCGTTCCGCGACGCCCACCACGTCACCGGCCGCATCGTCGCCATCGCGTCCGAGCGCGGCGTCGAGCTCACCAAGGTGACGCTCGCCGAGATGCAGGCCGTGCATCCGGCCATCACCGACGCCGTCTATTCGGTGCTGACCGTCGACAAGTCGGTCCGCAGCCGCACCTCCTATGGCGGCACCTCGCCGAAGAATGTGCGGTCGCAGGCGAAGCGCTGGCAGCGGGCGCTGGCCCGTGAAACGAAGGCCTGAACCCCGCCGATTTTGGCAATGACGCGGCGGCGCGATCGGATAAGATGCGCCGCCGAATGCCCTCAGGAGACGCCGCCTTGGCCCTTGCTGCCCGAATTCTTCTTATGACCGCCGCCCTGGCGCTTGCCGGTTGCGGTGTGAAGGGCCCGCCGGAGCCGCCG
Coding sequences within:
- the argH gene encoding argininosuccinate lyase — its product is MSNSMWGGRFSEGPAAIMEEINASIGFDQKLYRQDIAGSKAHAAMLARQGILGADDAEKIVAGLDTILREIEAGEFKFSRALEDIHLNIESRLKELIGDAAGRLHTARSRNDQVATDFKLWVRDTIDALDAALRELQVALADKAFAHAGQVMPGFTHLQSAQPVTFGHHLLAYVEMIGRDRGRFQDARKRLNENPLGAAALAGTSFPIDRFQTAAALGFDRPTANSLDSVSDRDFVIEALAAASLCAIHLSRFAEEIVIWSSAQFRFIKLSDKFTTGSSIMPQKRNPDAAELVRAKTGRIIGAQTALQIVMKGLPLAYQKDMQEDKEQAFDAFESLELAIAATTGMVLDMEPEAANLKKAAGSGFATATDLADWLVRELNMPFRDAHHVTGRIVAIASERGVELTKVTLAEMQAVHPAITDAVYSVLTVDKSVRSRTSYGGTSPKNVRSQAKRWQRALARETKA
- a CDS encoding 3-hydroxybutyryl-CoA dehydrogenase — its product is MSTAIKTIGVIGAGQMGNGIAHVSALAGYEVFIHDLAEERVRKGLATIDGNLSRQVHSGRISEDDRKAALARVKPAVSVDALGTCDLVIEAATEDEQTKRKIFAGICPALKPEAMLATNTSSISITRLASATDRPERFIGIHFMNPVPVMQLVELIRGIATGDETFEASKAYVGQLGKTSTVSEDFPGFIVNRILLPMINEAIYVLYEGVGSVDAIDTAMKLGANHPMGPLQLADFIGLDTCLSIMQVLYEGLADSKYRPCPLLVKYVEAGWLGRKTNRGFYDYRGEHPVPTR
- a CDS encoding redoxin family protein produces the protein MNETRGQSRRWTVIGLAAIAGIAVGVAAVYVTETRKGNAVVEWSGVDCAPAVKAAGLLAPFAKGEVAAFRVASEPTLLGDLSFQNASGDKVSIADFAGKTVLLNLWATWCAPCRQEMPALDRLDAAHEGKDFSVVAVSIDTQDPAKPKAFLEEIGVKSLGFYGDPTTGIFSGLKGKGLAVGLPTTVLIDGKGCALGVMSGPAEWDSDDAKALIKAALGEA